The genomic window CGCTGACCTGCGGAAACGCCTCGTCTACGCGTCCTCACGACCCCCTTGGGACGTTGCTGGGACGTCAGCGGACGGGCTGAGTTCCGCGTCCAGCGCACCCCGGCCCTGCTCTTCGGCCTCCGGGAACAGGTGCCCGTAGGTGTCCATCGTCTCGGTGATCGACGCATGCCCGAGCCGGCTCTGGATCGTCTTCGGATGCAGACCAGCCGCGATCAACGTGGACGCGTAGAAGTG from Actinomycetes bacterium includes these protein-coding regions:
- a CDS encoding tyrosine-type recombinase/integrase; its protein translation is MCRCRHNHDLRHFYASTLIAAGLHPKTIQSRLGHASITETMDTYGHLFPEAEEQGRGALDAELSPSADVPATSQGGREDA